The Candidatus Edwardsbacteria bacterium genome contains the following window.
CCCTGGCGCTTCTCCCCATCCATCCGGGATATCAGGCGCTGGGCCTCGGAATCCCGCATGGGCTGCGGTTTACGCCTGGTGCCCAGGAAGCTGGTGACGCCGGGGGTGGTGGAGACCACGTTCCAGACCTCGTCGGTCATGTCCATCTCCACCATCAAGTAGCTGGGAAAGAGCTGTTTGGCGGTGGTCTTGCGGCGCCCCTTCTTGATCTCGGTAACATCCTCGGTGGGTATCAGCACCCGTCCGATCTTATCCTGAAGGCCGAAGCGCAGGGCGGCCGAT
Protein-coding sequences here:
- the nusG gene encoding transcription termination/antitermination protein NusG, whose translation is MAMRWYVIHTYAGHENRVKAALESAALRFGLQDKIGRVLIPTEDVTEIKKGRRKTTAKQLFPSYLMVEMDMTDEVWNVVSTTPGVTSFLGTRRKPQPMRDSEAQRLISRMDGEKRQGPVVIPYQKGETIKIIDGPFASFTGVIEEIDNEHGKVRVMVTIFGRTTPVELDSMQINNL